The sequence below is a genomic window from Dyadobacter sp. CECT 9275.
ACCCAATCCTTCACCCTTTTCTGTTCACGCATAGGCTCAAAGGCGACCGTCGGGTCTTTAACCGGCGCATTCACAAAATGAGAGAAACGTTTCCTCAGTTCGGGGCTCTCAACCACCTCTTTCCATTCGCATTTGTAAACATCAATGAGTGCCTGCATATCCCTTTCCAGCTCATCGGCTATTTTAAGCGCGTCGTCCACCACAACGGCCTTCAGATAATGGATACCTCCTTCCATTTTGTTCAGCCAGGTGGCTGTTCTGGTAAGCGGATCAGCCGTTTTGATATAAAACATCAGAAACCTGTCTATCAGACGGATACAGGTATCTCTGTCAATATCGGTTGCCAGAAGCTGCGCATGCTGTGGCTTGGAGCCGCCGTTTCCACACACGTACAGATTCCAGCCCTTTTCGGTGGCTATAATGCCGAAATCTTTACTCTGTGCCTCTGCACATTCCCTGATACATCCTGATACCGCCGATTTTAGTTTATGGGGTGACCGGAGACCCTTGTATCTGTCCTCCACTTCAATGGCAAACGATACCGAGTCCTGGACTCCAAACCTGCACCAGGTGGACCCAACACAACTTTTGACCGTCCGTAAAGATTTTCCATAAGCATGGCCGCTTTCGAAACCGGCATGGATGAGTTCTTGCCAAATGTCAGGCAGGTCGTTCAGATGCGCCCCAAACAAGTCGATGCGCTGCCCGCCGGTTATTTTGGTATACAGGCCGTATTTTTGTGCTACTTTACCGATCACGATCAGTTTTTCGGGTGTTATCTCTCCACCGGGAATCCTCGGAACCACGGAATAGGTACCTCCCTTTTGAATGTTTGCCAGATAGCGGTCATTGGAATCCTGAATGGGAGCACGGTCTTTCTGCAAAATATTTTCGTTCCAGAGGCTTGCCAAAACAGAGCCGACCAGTGGCTTGCAAATTTCACAGCCATCACCTTTCCCGAAATGATCCAGAACCCCGTTGTATGTTCTGATGCCGCTCATCTTCACAAGATCCAGAAGTTCCTGGCGGGAATGGTCAAAATGTTCGCAAATCACATTCCTTACATATACCCCTTGCTCCTTAAGAACACCCTGAATAATATCCTTTACCATCGGTACACAACCGCCACAGCCCGTCCCTGCTTTGCAGCATTTTTTAATAGCATCCAGGGTGGTATGCCCATTTTCGGCTACTTCATGACAAATCATCCCTTTGGTCACCGCTTCACAGGAGCAAATGAGCGCATCGTCAGGCAAACTCATCACGCCTGCTCCACCGGTTTCCGCTCCCCGGTTTCCCAGAATCACATCCTCGGCATCCGGCGGCAGGATGGTTTTGTTCTTGCAAGTCTGCAGAAGCAGGTTATATTGTTCAGCGTCACCGACGAGAATACCGCCTAGCAGCGTCTTGCCATCCGCAGAAACGTTAATCCTTTTGTATATCCCCTTGGCTTTGTTCTCGTACCGGATGGTTTTGCAGGCTGGCTCTTCGGTGAACGGATCTCCAAAACTGGCAACGTCAGTCCCAATCAGTTTCAGCTTGGTGGACATATCGTAAGGCTTAAATTCCTTTTCCACGCCGGTCAGGCAGCTTGCTACAACATCTGCCATTTCGTAACCGGGTGCTATAAGCCCATAGATCATGTGATGCACCAGGGCACATTCGCCTATCGCGAATATATGGGGATCAGAAGTTCTCAATTGATTATTTACCACGATACCCCCTCTAGGATGCGTTTCCAGACCAGCAATCCTCGCCAACTCATCCCGGGGCCGTATCCCTGCGGAAATCACCAGCATATCCACTTCCAGAAACGAATTATCGGCAAACTGCATCCCTTCAATGCAATCCGCCCCTTTAATCTCCTGAGTACTTTTAGAAAGGTGAATCTGTAAGCCAAGTGCTTCCAACTGGCCTTGCAGCATTCGGGAACCCGCATCGTCGATCTGGCGAGGCATGAGTCTGCTGGCAAATTCCACTACATGTGCTTCTTGCAAGCCCAGATCCAGCAAGGCTTTCGCCGCTTCCAGGCCCAGCAGTCCACCGCCGAGAACAGCACCTTTTGTAGCCTTTTTGGCGTATGACAAAATAAGCTCCAGATCTTCTATGGTACGGTATACAAATACCCCGTCCTTTTCCACTCCGGGAATGACTGGAACAAAGGCGCCGGAGCCTGTTGCCATGACCAGATAGTCATAATAAACTATATGACCATGGTGAGATCTTACACGCTTTTCGGCACGGTCAATATCCACGACGGGATCAGACAAGAATAACCTGATTTCATTTTCCTCATACCATTCAACTGGTGCCAGCATTAAGTCCTCCGCTGTTTTACCTGCAAAATACTCGCTTAAATGAACACGATCGTAAGCAGCTCGAGGCTCTTCCCCGAAAACAGTAATCGTCAGCAGGCCATCTTTTTTTCTTTTTGCCAATAGCTTTTCACAAAATTTGTAGCCCACCATGCCATTTCCGATGACTACAATACGAAGGGATGTTTGTGCATTCATAGTTATTTATGACTATATATTTATAACAACAAGCTCAATTAATTGTAATATTCTTATAAATAGCTAATTTTACTATAAATATTACAGGTCAAAAATAAATCGTGTTTTAGTCAAAACCTAATCTTTTATTCGTTTTATAGTTAATTTTTAAACTTATTTTTGGCAAAACTATTGTTTTTACGAATTTTCATAATACTTTTGAAACATAAAATCTTAATAGTTACAATTTACCATATATAGTACATTTTTAATATTCAACTGATTATAGAATAGAAAATGGAAGCAAAACTCACATTAGTAGGAGCAGGTCCCGGAGACGGAGAATTAATCACTCTAAAAGGAGTGAAAGCATTGAAAAATGCGGACGTGGTATTGTATGACGAACTTGCCAATGCAGACTTGCTCTCTTATGCCCCTGAACATGCTTTAAAGATGTACGTGGGTAAAAAAGCGGGGGATGCTTCCTTCACTCAGGACGAGATCAACGGGCTGATCGTACGGCTTGCCCGCAAGCGCGGGAACGTAGTACGACTGAAAGGTGGCGATGCTTTTGTTTTCGGGCGCGGGCATGAGGAAATGGAATATGCCAGAGCACACAACATACAGGTCGAGGTAGTACCTGGCGTTTCCAGCTGCATTGCCGTACCCGAGGCTATGGAAATTCCCGTTACCAGAAGAGGTATCAGTGAAAGTTTCTGGGTAATTACAGCAACCAACCGCCATGGGGCATTGTCAGACGATATCCGGCTGGCAGCCCAGTCCAAAGCAACCGTCGTTATTTTGATGGGATTAAGTAAACTCAGTGAGATCTGTGAACTCTACAAACATTTTGGCCGGGGGTATCTTCCTATGGCTATCATACAGAATGGGACGCGCTCCGACGAGAAAAGTGTGATGGGCCAGGTTTGGGAAATGCCTTATATGGCAGCAGAAAAGAAGATCGGCTCCCCGGCCATTATGGTGGTGGGAGAAGTAGTAGCATTACATCCCGCCTACACCATGGAATACCTGAAGAGTATTCATTACTGAAATTAAATCTTACAGATCCGAAATTCTTACAGCATACTTTAACCAATACCACCCAACCTGCCAGCTGATGGCCTGGTTATCAGCATGTCTTTCGGCTTTTTAGTTAACAGTTTAGGGTAAGGCAGCAAACTGCCAGACACCAGCCAGTTTCATTTTAACATTTATCTGTATGAAAGCAAAAATTTACCTTTTCGCATTCTGCCTTGGTCTTTGCGGGCTAAAGCCCGGCAGATCCCAGGCCCAGCTGAATATTTCAGGGCAGTTAAGAACCCGTACCGAAATCCTTTCCGGGCAGGGCGCACCACTTTCCAAAGGAGAAAATCCTGCCTTCTTCACCTCCCAGAGAACCCGGCTTAACGTGGGTTACAAGGCTTATCGGACACAATTCTACATTTCTGCGCAGGATGTGAGGGTATGGGGCCAGGATGCTTCTACGAACAACCGACTCACCAACACTGCGTTCAATGGCCTCATGCTTCATGAAGCCTGGGGCGAAGTGAGCCTGCTGGATACCAGTCAAACAAAAAATGGGAAGGAATTTGCGCTAAAAATAGGACGACAGGAAATGATCTATGATGACAGTAGGCTATTAGGAAATCTGGACTGGCTTCAGCAGGCCAGAAGGCATGATGCCGTTTTGCTAAAATACAGCAACAACGATTATACAGCGCACATCGGGGCGGCGTATAACCAAAACCGTGAGAGCAGAACCGGGGGTTTATATGACGGTGTCCCAAACGGATATGCCGCCGGAACCAACGGGATCGGGACGATGTACAAATCAATGCAGTTTCTGTATCTGGGCAAGAAATTAAAACAGGGAAATATTTCTTTTCTCCTGTTTAAAGACGATTTTCAAAAATATAGCCTCTCAGAAACAGGAGTCAAAACCTTGCAAAAAGGTACCTGGAACAGGGTCACAGCAGGCCCTTATTTACAAACCAGACTTGGCAAAAGTTGGAATTTAACTGCAAGTGCCTACCTGCAAACCGGAAAGGACAAAGATGGAAAAAGCCTGGATGCCTATATGTATTCCGTTAAAGGACTTTATGATGTCAACCGGTTGCTGACCGTCGGCCCCGGATTTGATTATACCTCAGGTACCACGGCAGGCGCAACGAAAAATCACACTTTTGATCCGCTTTATGGCACTCCACACAAGTTTTGGGGCCAAATGGATTACTTTTATGCAGCCAACGGTTTTGGGAAAGGCGGCCTCTCCGACGTCTATATTACGTCAGTCATAAAAGCCACAGGTAAACTGTCTCTGCAGGCTGATGTCCATCAGTTTTCATCTGCAACCCAGCTTAAAAATACAGAAGGAGAAAAGCGATCTGGCAATTTTGGAAATGAACTGGATGTGATTGCTACCTATCAGCTTACAAAGCTGGTCAGCTTTCAGGCAGGATACTGCAGTTTTTTATCTACCAACAGCCTGGCTCAGGTAAAAGCAATAAAAGACCCCAAAAAGCTATCCAGCTGGGCCTATCTGATGATCAGTATCAAACCGGATTTTCTTAAGTTATAAGTATGCAGTTCACAGTATTCAGTACGCAGTGTGCAGTATGCAGTATGCAGTTCATAGTGTACAGCATGCTGGCTCAGCAACACTTCTAACTATTAACTTTTAACTTTTAACTTTTAACTTTTAACTTTTAACTCTTAACTCTTCTCCCTAATACCTCAGCACCATCATCTCCAAAACAATACTCTAACTATGGAAACGAATAATCAACCACTGGAAAAATTAAATATCTTCAGTTTCAAGGGTGTTCAGATGCGCAC
It includes:
- the cobA gene encoding uroporphyrinogen-III C-methyltransferase; translated protein: MEAKLTLVGAGPGDGELITLKGVKALKNADVVLYDELANADLLSYAPEHALKMYVGKKAGDASFTQDEINGLIVRLARKRGNVVRLKGGDAFVFGRGHEEMEYARAHNIQVEVVPGVSSCIAVPEAMEIPVTRRGISESFWVITATNRHGALSDDIRLAAQSKATVVILMGLSKLSEICELYKHFGRGYLPMAIIQNGTRSDEKSVMGQVWEMPYMAAEKKIGSPAIMVVGEVVALHPAYTMEYLKSIHY
- the nirB gene encoding nitrite reductase large subunit NirB — protein: MNAQTSLRIVVIGNGMVGYKFCEKLLAKRKKDGLLTITVFGEEPRAAYDRVHLSEYFAGKTAEDLMLAPVEWYEENEIRLFLSDPVVDIDRAEKRVRSHHGHIVYYDYLVMATGSGAFVPVIPGVEKDGVFVYRTIEDLELILSYAKKATKGAVLGGGLLGLEAAKALLDLGLQEAHVVEFASRLMPRQIDDAGSRMLQGQLEALGLQIHLSKSTQEIKGADCIEGMQFADNSFLEVDMLVISAGIRPRDELARIAGLETHPRGGIVVNNQLRTSDPHIFAIGECALVHHMIYGLIAPGYEMADVVASCLTGVEKEFKPYDMSTKLKLIGTDVASFGDPFTEEPACKTIRYENKAKGIYKRINVSADGKTLLGGILVGDAEQYNLLLQTCKNKTILPPDAEDVILGNRGAETGGAGVMSLPDDALICSCEAVTKGMICHEVAENGHTTLDAIKKCCKAGTGCGGCVPMVKDIIQGVLKEQGVYVRNVICEHFDHSRQELLDLVKMSGIRTYNGVLDHFGKGDGCEICKPLVGSVLASLWNENILQKDRAPIQDSNDRYLANIQKGGTYSVVPRIPGGEITPEKLIVIGKVAQKYGLYTKITGGQRIDLFGAHLNDLPDIWQELIHAGFESGHAYGKSLRTVKSCVGSTWCRFGVQDSVSFAIEVEDRYKGLRSPHKLKSAVSGCIRECAEAQSKDFGIIATEKGWNLYVCGNGGSKPQHAQLLATDIDRDTCIRLIDRFLMFYIKTADPLTRTATWLNKMEGGIHYLKAVVVDDALKIADELERDMQALIDVYKCEWKEVVESPELRKRFSHFVNAPVKDPTVAFEPMREQKRVKDWV
- a CDS encoding alginate export family protein, translated to MKAKIYLFAFCLGLCGLKPGRSQAQLNISGQLRTRTEILSGQGAPLSKGENPAFFTSQRTRLNVGYKAYRTQFYISAQDVRVWGQDASTNNRLTNTAFNGLMLHEAWGEVSLLDTSQTKNGKEFALKIGRQEMIYDDSRLLGNLDWLQQARRHDAVLLKYSNNDYTAHIGAAYNQNRESRTGGLYDGVPNGYAAGTNGIGTMYKSMQFLYLGKKLKQGNISFLLFKDDFQKYSLSETGVKTLQKGTWNRVTAGPYLQTRLGKSWNLTASAYLQTGKDKDGKSLDAYMYSVKGLYDVNRLLTVGPGFDYTSGTTAGATKNHTFDPLYGTPHKFWGQMDYFYAANGFGKGGLSDVYITSVIKATGKLSLQADVHQFSSATQLKNTEGEKRSGNFGNELDVIATYQLTKLVSFQAGYCSFLSTNSLAQVKAIKDPKKLSSWAYLMISIKPDFLKL